In one Sulfitobacter sp. LCG007 genomic region, the following are encoded:
- a CDS encoding DUF4174 domain-containing protein yields MRRIRAIVIACLFTLPVAADANGAIDPDALFVTAQDVELKQFQWKKRPVVVFADSADDPAFTEQMELLLSRTEELEMRDVVVITDTDPDARSEFRMKLRPRGFMLAILGKDGELGLRKPFPWHVREITRSIDKMPDRQREIREMKDRASGR; encoded by the coding sequence ATGCGCAGAATACGAGCCATTGTTATCGCTTGCCTTTTCACCCTTCCGGTGGCGGCCGACGCGAACGGCGCCATCGATCCGGACGCATTGTTCGTGACGGCCCAGGACGTCGAGCTCAAGCAGTTCCAGTGGAAAAAGCGCCCCGTGGTCGTCTTCGCCGACAGCGCGGACGATCCCGCGTTTACCGAACAGATGGAGCTGTTGCTCTCGCGGACCGAAGAACTCGAGATGCGCGACGTGGTGGTGATCACCGACACCGATCCCGACGCGCGGTCGGAGTTCCGCATGAAACTGCGCCCGCGCGGCTTCATGCTCGCGATCCTCGGCAAGGACGGCGAGTTGGGGCTGCGCAAGCCGTTTCCCTGGCATGTCCGCGAGATCACCAGGAGCATCGACAAGATGCCCGACCGCCAGCGCGAGATCCGCGAGATGAAGGACCGCGCCAGCGGACGCTGA
- a CDS encoding acyl-CoA carboxylase subunit beta, giving the protein MKDIISELEARREAARMGGGEARIAAQHSRGKLTARERLDLLLDEGSFEEFDMFVTHRCTDFGMERQKPAGDGVVTGWGTVNGRMVYVFSQDFTVFGGSLSETHAQKICKIMDLAVQNGAPVIGINDSGGARIQEGVASLAGYAEVFQRNIEASGVIPQISVIMGPCAGGAVYSPAMTDFIFMVKDTSYMFVTGPDVVKTVTNEHVTAEELGGAATHTRKSSVADGAFENDVEALAEVRRLVDFLPSNNRDKPPVRPFFDDPNRIEPSLDTLIPENANSPYDMKELVLKLADEGDFYEIQADFARNIVVGFIRIEGRTIGVVANQPMVLAGCLDIDSSRKAARFVRFCDAFEIPILTLVDVPGFLPGTSQEFGGVIKHGAKLLFAYGQATVPMVTVITRKAYGGAYDVMASKHLRSDFNYAWPTAEIAVMGARGATEIIHRADLGDPEKIAKHAADYEERFANPFVAAERGFVDEVIKPSTTRKRVARAFASLRNKTTRMPWKKHDNIPL; this is encoded by the coding sequence ATGAAGGATATCATCTCGGAACTTGAGGCGCGCCGTGAGGCCGCCCGGATGGGCGGTGGCGAAGCGCGCATCGCCGCCCAGCATTCGAGGGGAAAGCTTACGGCACGGGAACGGCTCGACCTGCTGCTCGACGAGGGCAGCTTCGAGGAGTTCGACATGTTCGTCACCCATCGTTGCACCGACTTCGGCATGGAAAGGCAGAAACCTGCCGGCGACGGAGTCGTGACCGGCTGGGGTACGGTCAACGGGCGCATGGTCTATGTCTTCAGTCAGGACTTCACCGTCTTCGGCGGATCGCTTTCCGAAACCCACGCCCAGAAGATCTGCAAGATCATGGATCTTGCGGTCCAGAACGGTGCGCCCGTCATCGGCATCAACGATTCCGGCGGCGCCCGTATCCAGGAAGGTGTCGCGAGCCTTGCGGGCTACGCCGAGGTGTTCCAGCGCAACATCGAGGCGTCGGGCGTCATCCCGCAGATTTCGGTCATCATGGGCCCCTGCGCCGGTGGCGCGGTCTACAGCCCGGCGATGACCGACTTCATCTTCATGGTGAAGGACACATCCTACATGTTCGTCACCGGCCCCGATGTGGTGAAGACCGTGACGAACGAGCATGTCACGGCCGAGGAGCTCGGCGGGGCCGCGACCCACACCCGCAAGTCCTCGGTCGCCGACGGCGCCTTCGAGAACGACGTCGAGGCGCTGGCGGAGGTGCGCAGGCTGGTCGACTTCCTGCCCTCGAACAACCGCGACAAGCCGCCCGTACGCCCCTTCTTCGACGATCCAAACCGCATCGAGCCCTCGCTCGACACGCTGATCCCGGAGAATGCAAACTCGCCCTATGACATGAAGGAGCTGGTCCTGAAGCTCGCCGATGAGGGCGACTTCTACGAGATCCAGGCGGATTTCGCGCGAAACATCGTCGTCGGCTTCATCCGCATCGAAGGGCGCACGATCGGCGTGGTCGCCAACCAGCCCATGGTCTTGGCGGGTTGCCTCGACATCGACAGCTCCCGCAAGGCCGCGCGGTTCGTCCGTTTCTGCGACGCCTTCGAGATTCCGATCCTGACGCTTGTCGACGTGCCGGGCTTTCTGCCCGGTACCAGCCAGGAGTTCGGCGGCGTGATCAAGCATGGCGCGAAGCTGCTCTTCGCCTACGGGCAGGCGACTGTCCCGATGGTGACGGTGATCACGCGCAAGGCCTATGGCGGGGCTTACGACGTCATGGCCTCGAAGCATCTGCGGTCGGATTTCAACTACGCCTGGCCCACGGCCGAGATCGCCGTGATGGGTGCCAGGGGCGCGACGGAAATCATCCACCGCGCGGATCTGGGGGATCCGGAGAAGATCGCGAAGCACGCCGCGGACTACGAGGAAAGGTTCGCGAACCCCTTCGTAGCGGCCGAGCGCGGCTTCGTGGACGAGGTGATCAAGCCCAGCACGACACGCAAGCGCGTGGCAAGGGCCTTCGCTTCGCTGCGAAACAAGACGACGCGGATGCCGTGGAAGAAGCACGACAACATTCCGCTTTAA
- a CDS encoding acetyl-CoA carboxylase biotin carboxylase subunit, with amino-acid sequence MFKKILIANRGEIACRVIKTARKMGISTVAIHSDADRLALHVQMADEAVRIGPPPANQSYIVIDKVIEAIKATGAEAVHPGYGFLSENPKFAEALEQAGVAFIGPPVKAIEAMGDKITSKKIAQEAGVSTVPGYMGLIEDADEAVKISNEIGYPVMIKASAGGGGKGMRIAWNDREAREGFQSSRNEAANSFGDDRIFIEKFVTQPRHIEIQVLCDSHGNGIYLGERECSIQRRNQKVVEEAPSPFLDEATRRAMGEQAVALAQAVGYVSAGTVEFIVDGDRNFYFLEMNTRLQVEHPVTELITGVDLVEQMIRIANGEKLGIQQDDVTLTGWAIENRLYAEDPYRGFLPSIGRLTRYRPPEEMAAGPLLKNGKWQGDAPEADMAVRNDTGVYEGGEISMYYDPMIAKLCTWAPSRGEAIEAMRVALDSFEVEGIGHNLPFLSAVMDHPKFVAGEMTTAFIAEEYPDGFEGVELPEEALRRIAAACAAMYRVAEIRRTRVSGRMDNHERRVGNNWNVTLQGRSFDVRIGADPEGATVRFKDEGFSLRVAGDWVPGMQLAKMTVDGEPLVLKVGKISGGFRIRTRGADLNVHVRRPRQAELALLMPQKIAPDTSRLLLCPMPGLVVKLDVQEGDEVQEGQALCTIEAMKMENILRAEKKGVVSKVNAGPGDSLAVDEVIMEFE; translated from the coding sequence ATGTTCAAGAAGATCCTGATCGCCAACAGGGGCGAAATCGCCTGTCGCGTCATCAAGACGGCGCGCAAGATGGGCATTTCGACGGTCGCCATCCATTCCGATGCGGACCGCTTGGCGCTGCATGTCCAGATGGCCGACGAGGCGGTCCGTATCGGCCCGCCTCCCGCGAACCAGTCCTACATCGTCATCGACAAGGTGATCGAGGCGATCAAGGCGACGGGGGCCGAGGCGGTGCATCCGGGCTACGGCTTCCTTTCCGAAAACCCGAAGTTCGCCGAGGCGCTCGAGCAGGCCGGTGTCGCCTTCATCGGACCGCCCGTGAAGGCGATTGAGGCCATGGGCGACAAGATCACCTCGAAGAAGATCGCCCAGGAGGCGGGCGTTTCCACCGTGCCCGGCTACATGGGCCTGATCGAGGATGCGGACGAGGCAGTGAAGATCTCGAACGAGATCGGCTATCCGGTGATGATCAAGGCCTCGGCCGGGGGCGGCGGCAAGGGAATGCGCATCGCCTGGAACGACAGAGAGGCGCGCGAGGGGTTCCAGTCGTCGCGCAACGAGGCGGCGAACTCATTCGGAGACGACCGCATCTTCATCGAGAAATTCGTGACCCAGCCGCGCCATATCGAGATCCAGGTGCTCTGCGACTCGCATGGCAACGGCATCTATCTGGGCGAACGGGAATGCTCGATCCAGCGGCGCAACCAGAAGGTGGTCGAAGAGGCGCCGAGCCCCTTTCTTGACGAAGCCACGCGCAGGGCGATGGGCGAACAGGCCGTGGCACTGGCCCAGGCGGTCGGCTACGTCTCGGCCGGTACGGTGGAGTTCATCGTGGACGGGGACAGGAACTTCTACTTCCTCGAGATGAATACGCGGCTGCAGGTCGAGCACCCGGTCACAGAACTGATCACGGGGGTAGACCTTGTCGAGCAGATGATCCGCATCGCCAACGGCGAGAAGCTGGGCATCCAGCAGGACGACGTGACGCTTACCGGCTGGGCCATCGAGAACCGGCTTTATGCCGAAGACCCGTACAGGGGCTTCCTGCCGTCCATCGGTCGCCTGACGCGCTACCGCCCCCCCGAAGAGATGGCGGCCGGTCCCTTGCTGAAAAACGGGAAGTGGCAGGGCGACGCGCCCGAGGCCGACATGGCGGTACGCAACGATACCGGCGTCTACGAGGGCGGCGAGATCTCGATGTACTACGACCCGATGATCGCCAAGCTCTGCACCTGGGCGCCGAGCCGCGGCGAGGCCATCGAAGCCATGCGGGTGGCGCTCGACAGTTTCGAGGTCGAGGGCATCGGTCACAACCTGCCTTTCCTGTCGGCGGTGATGGACCACCCGAAATTCGTCGCGGGCGAGATGACGACCGCTTTCATCGCCGAGGAATATCCCGATGGCTTCGAAGGCGTGGAGCTGCCCGAGGAGGCGCTGCGCAGGATCGCCGCGGCCTGCGCGGCCATGTACCGGGTGGCGGAGATCCGGCGCACGCGTGTATCGGGGCGGATGGACAACCACGAGCGCCGGGTGGGCAACAACTGGAATGTGACACTTCAGGGCCGCTCCTTTGACGTCAGGATCGGTGCGGACCCCGAGGGCGCGACCGTCCGCTTCAAGGATGAAGGGTTCAGCCTGCGCGTGGCGGGCGACTGGGTGCCGGGCATGCAACTTGCCAAGATGACGGTGGACGGCGAACCGCTGGTGCTGAAGGTCGGCAAGATCAGCGGCGGCTTCCGTATCCGGACCCGCGGGGCCGATCTGAATGTCCATGTGCGCCGTCCGCGGCAGGCGGAGCTTGCCTTGCTGATGCCGCAGAAGATCGCACCGGATACCTCCAGGCTGCTGCTCTGTCCGATGCCGGGCCTTGTGGTCAAGCTGGACGTCCAGGAGGGAGACGAGGTTCAGGAGGGCCAGGCGCTCTGCACCATCGAGGCGATGAAGATGGAGAATATCCTGCGCGCCGAAAAGAAGGGCGTCGTCTCGAAGGTCAATGCCGGTCCGGGTGACAGCCTCGCCGTGGACGAAGTGATCATGGAGTTCGAGTGA
- a CDS encoding multidrug effflux MFS transporter, producing the protein MDNPPRVRFLDRSTAPHIATLILLSGMSALVMNMFLPSLPKMTAYFQTDYGVMQLSVSLYLLVSAVLQIFIGPISDNLGRRRVVLWGMGIFLVATLGCLIAPTAEVFLVFRMCQAGVAVGLVLSRAVVRDLYTQDKAASMIGYVTMGMAVVPMISPMVGGVLDEFFGWKATFCALLVLGSLTTWLAWADQGETAAPSGKTMLAQFGDYPELLRSPRFWGYSLAAAFCSGSFFAYLGGAPFVGSVVFSLSPSALGFFFGFPAIGYFIGNFLTGRYAMRFGVNPLVFWGCILNATGVLVSLAIFLADAGTPLSFFGLMTTVGIGNGLVIPNATAGMLSVRPLLAGTASGLGGSIMIGGGAALSALAGALLTPETGALPLLYIMFATSIAGVASILTVYWRERRLGLKI; encoded by the coding sequence ATGGACAACCCGCCTCGGGTCCGGTTCCTGGACCGCTCCACCGCCCCGCATATCGCTACGCTGATCCTGCTTTCGGGAATGTCGGCGCTGGTCATGAACATGTTCTTGCCAAGCCTGCCGAAGATGACCGCCTATTTCCAGACGGACTATGGCGTCATGCAGCTGTCGGTATCGCTCTATCTGCTGGTGAGTGCCGTCCTTCAGATCTTCATCGGCCCGATCTCCGACAATCTCGGGCGACGGCGCGTCGTCCTCTGGGGCATGGGAATCTTTCTTGTCGCGACGCTGGGCTGCCTCATCGCGCCGACCGCCGAGGTCTTTCTCGTGTTCCGGATGTGCCAGGCTGGCGTGGCCGTCGGGCTCGTGCTCAGCCGCGCGGTCGTGCGCGACCTCTACACCCAGGACAAGGCGGCTTCGATGATCGGCTATGTCACCATGGGCATGGCGGTCGTGCCGATGATCAGTCCGATGGTCGGCGGCGTGCTCGACGAATTCTTCGGCTGGAAAGCCACCTTCTGCGCGCTGCTCGTGCTCGGGTCGCTGACTACATGGCTGGCCTGGGCCGACCAGGGAGAGACGGCGGCACCCAGCGGCAAGACGATGCTCGCGCAATTCGGCGACTATCCGGAACTGCTGCGCTCGCCGCGGTTCTGGGGCTACTCGCTGGCCGCCGCCTTCTGTTCCGGATCGTTCTTCGCCTATCTGGGCGGGGCCCCCTTCGTCGGATCGGTGGTCTTTTCCCTCTCGCCTTCTGCCCTCGGCTTCTTCTTCGGCTTTCCCGCCATCGGTTATTTCATCGGAAACTTCCTCACCGGCCGCTACGCGATGCGATTCGGCGTCAACCCCCTCGTGTTCTGGGGATGCATCCTCAACGCGACCGGGGTGCTCGTTTCGCTGGCGATATTCCTTGCCGACGCGGGCACGCCGCTCAGCTTCTTCGGGCTGATGACGACGGTGGGCATCGGCAACGGGCTGGTCATTCCCAACGCCACCGCGGGCATGCTGTCCGTGCGACCGCTGCTCGCCGGTACGGCCTCGGGACTTGGCGGATCGATCATGATCGGCGGTGGCGCCGCGCTCAGCGCGCTCGCAGGGGCCCTGCTGACGCCAGAAACGGGCGCCCTGCCCCTGCTCTACATCATGTTCGCGACGTCCATTGCCGGTGTCGCCTCGATCCTTACCGTCTACTGGCGCGAACGCAGGCTCGGCCTGAAGATCTGA
- a CDS encoding Rho termination factor N-terminal domain-containing protein: MTRNHGNSVKDDETYEQLRKQGASKQKAARIANAKANPDMHPSRKGGKQPPYEEWTKDELYQRAREIGIDGRSKMSKDDLISALRDS, translated from the coding sequence ATGACCAGGAATCACGGCAACAGCGTCAAGGACGACGAAACCTACGAGCAGTTGCGCAAGCAGGGCGCATCCAAGCAGAAGGCCGCGCGGATCGCGAATGCGAAGGCGAACCCGGACATGCACCCGTCACGCAAGGGCGGCAAGCAACCGCCCTACGAGGAATGGACGAAGGACGAGCTTTACCAGCGCGCAAGGGAAATCGGGATCGACGGGCGCTCGAAGATGTCGAAGGACGACCTGATCTCGGCGCTGCGCGACTCCTGA
- a CDS encoding DUF6497 family protein, translating into MRPAIAFAVAWLALATTAARAMELPSGQDVELSEVLVEEVEGETWLRFRFLAPQIAPEGGGFAFEDVEDDLAYLCDDVALPYLEAHDLSGNLVIVTLQDRPVAFGDSDPDATQYIDAFRIDSGACIWEGF; encoded by the coding sequence ATGAGGCCTGCCATCGCATTCGCCGTGGCCTGGTTGGCACTTGCGACGACGGCAGCCCGGGCGATGGAGCTGCCTTCCGGGCAGGACGTCGAACTGAGCGAGGTCCTGGTGGAAGAGGTCGAAGGCGAGACGTGGCTGCGCTTCAGATTTCTTGCGCCGCAGATCGCCCCCGAGGGTGGTGGCTTTGCTTTCGAGGACGTCGAGGATGACCTCGCCTACCTCTGCGACGACGTGGCACTTCCCTATCTCGAAGCGCATGATCTGAGCGGCAATCTGGTCATCGTCACATTGCAGGACAGGCCTGTCGCCTTCGGGGATTCCGACCCCGACGCAACGCAGTACATAGACGCCTTTCGCATAGACAGCGGCGCCTGCATCTGGGAGGGCTTCTGA
- a CDS encoding short-chain fatty acyl-CoA regulator family protein, with product MASQKLYAGAKLRELRTRLGHTQKDFAAKLGVSLPYLNQMENNNRPVSTTVVLSLAQEFGLDVTELSEGDSERLVSDMREAMADPVFGKDIAPVADLRLAASNAPAFARAFLTLHRNFREMQERLASLDEALGREDARSTPSPWEEVRDFFHYCDNYIDAVDRAAENFAQKQGGFRNIRVAAVSALGNVGVRVEFGDGDRLRHYDPERKLLVLSRRVAPETQVFQLLLQLALIRQDPLLEATLDLARFHSTEARAIAKIGLANYFAGAALMPYDMFQRRAVECRHDLEILANDFGASIEQVAHRLSTLQRPGAKGIPFFFVRVDQAGTITKRHSATRLQFARFGGACPLWNVHRAFETPGSFLRQLAETPDGVRYISLARDVSKAAGHFGAPVRRFAIALGCEVRHARDLVYADGMDLGRASAFEPIGISCRICERTDCHQRSVPPLERRLRVDTNRRDVLPYQVE from the coding sequence ATGGCATCGCAGAAACTGTACGCCGGGGCGAAACTGCGCGAGTTGCGCACCCGGCTTGGCCATACCCAGAAGGATTTCGCCGCCAAGCTGGGCGTGTCGCTTCCCTATCTGAACCAGATGGAAAACAACAACCGTCCAGTCAGCACGACCGTCGTGCTTTCGCTCGCCCAGGAATTCGGCCTCGACGTGACCGAGCTCAGCGAGGGCGACAGCGAGCGGCTGGTCAGCGACATGCGCGAGGCGATGGCGGACCCGGTCTTCGGGAAGGACATCGCTCCCGTCGCGGATCTGCGCCTGGCCGCATCGAATGCCCCGGCATTCGCCAGGGCCTTCCTCACCCTGCACCGCAACTTCCGCGAGATGCAGGAACGCCTCGCCTCTCTGGACGAGGCGCTGGGGCGCGAGGACGCCCGGTCGACGCCGTCGCCCTGGGAAGAGGTGCGGGACTTCTTCCACTACTGCGACAACTACATCGATGCCGTCGACCGCGCGGCCGAGAATTTCGCCCAGAAGCAGGGCGGATTCCGCAATATCCGGGTCGCCGCGGTTTCCGCCCTTGGCAATGTGGGCGTCAGGGTCGAGTTCGGCGATGGCGATCGGCTTCGCCACTACGACCCCGAACGCAAGCTGCTGGTCCTGTCGCGGCGCGTCGCGCCCGAAACGCAGGTCTTCCAGCTTCTTCTCCAGCTCGCGCTGATCCGCCAGGATCCTCTGCTCGAGGCCACCCTCGACCTCGCGCGCTTCCACAGCACCGAGGCGCGGGCCATCGCCAAGATCGGCCTCGCCAACTACTTCGCCGGGGCCGCCCTGATGCCCTACGACATGTTTCAGCGCCGCGCCGTGGAATGTCGCCACGATCTCGAGATACTGGCCAATGACTTCGGCGCCTCGATCGAGCAGGTCGCGCATCGCCTCTCGACCCTTCAGCGGCCCGGGGCCAAGGGCATCCCCTTCTTTTTCGTGCGCGTCGATCAGGCCGGCACCATCACCAAGCGTCATTCCGCGACGCGGCTGCAATTCGCCCGCTTCGGCGGCGCCTGCCCGCTCTGGAACGTGCACCGCGCCTTCGAAACGCCCGGAAGCTTCCTGCGCCAGCTCGCCGAGACGCCGGACGGGGTGCGCTACATCTCGCTCGCGCGCGATGTCTCGAAGGCCGCGGGTCATTTCGGTGCGCCGGTGCGCCGTTTCGCCATCGCGCTCGGGTGCGAGGTGCGCCATGCCCGCGATCTCGTCTATGCCGACGGGATGGATCTGGGGCGCGCATCGGCGTTCGAACCGATCGGCATCTCCTGCCGCATCTGCGAACGCACCGATTGCCACCAGCGATCCGTTCCGCCGCTCGAACGCCGCCTGCGGGTCGACACCAACCGCCGCGACGTGCTGCCCTATCAGGTCGAGTGA
- the betA gene encoding choline dehydrogenase: MEADFVIVGAGSAGCAMAYRLSEAGASVIVVEHGGSDAGPFIQMPAALSYPMNMKRYDWGYFSEPEPHLGGRRLACPRGKVIGGSSSINGMVYVRGHAMDFDHWAGQGADGWSYADVLPYFKRMESWHDGGHGGDPAWRGSDGPLHVSRGPRSNPLFAAFVEAGREAGYEITPDYNGEKQEGFGPMEQTVWRGRRWSAANAYLRPALRRENCALVRGLVQRVMIEEGRAVGVEVTRGGRREVIRARREVVLAASSINSPKLLMLSGIGPASHLAEHGIRVVADRPGVGQNLQDHLEVYVQYASRQPITLYKYWNLVSKALIGARWLFTGTGLGASNQFESAAFIRSRAGVAYPDIQYHFLPIAVRYDGKAAAEGHGFQAHVGPMRSPSRGAVTLRSPDPAEAPRIAFNYMSQDEDWEDFRRCIRLTREIFAQEAFKPFVKHEIQPGAGIESDAEIDAFIRDHAESAYHPCGTCRMGRASDPGAVVDPQGRVIGVDGLRVADSSVFPRITNGNLNAPSIMVGEKVSDHLLGRDPLPPANDRPWIHPEWQSAQR; this comes from the coding sequence ATGGAAGCGGATTTCGTTATCGTGGGGGCGGGCAGCGCGGGCTGCGCCATGGCCTACAGGCTGAGCGAGGCGGGCGCCTCGGTGATCGTGGTGGAACATGGCGGCAGCGATGCCGGACCCTTCATCCAGATGCCGGCGGCGCTGAGCTATCCGATGAACATGAAGCGGTATGACTGGGGCTATTTCTCCGAGCCCGAGCCGCATCTGGGAGGCCGGCGGCTCGCCTGTCCCAGGGGCAAGGTTATCGGCGGATCCTCCAGCATCAACGGCATGGTGTACGTCCGCGGCCATGCCATGGACTTCGATCACTGGGCCGGGCAGGGCGCGGATGGATGGAGTTACGCGGACGTGCTGCCCTATTTCAAGCGGATGGAAAGCTGGCACGATGGCGGCCATGGCGGGGATCCCGCATGGCGCGGGTCGGACGGTCCGCTGCATGTCAGCCGGGGGCCCCGCAGCAACCCGCTTTTCGCGGCCTTCGTCGAGGCCGGCCGGGAGGCGGGCTACGAGATCACCCCGGACTACAACGGCGAGAAGCAGGAAGGCTTCGGACCCATGGAGCAGACGGTCTGGCGCGGCCGGCGCTGGTCGGCCGCCAATGCCTATCTGCGCCCCGCGCTGCGCCGCGAGAACTGTGCCCTGGTGCGCGGGCTCGTGCAGCGCGTGATGATCGAGGAGGGCAGGGCGGTGGGCGTCGAGGTGACGCGCGGCGGCCGGCGCGAGGTGATCCGCGCACGCCGGGAGGTGGTACTCGCGGCGTCGTCGATCAACTCTCCCAAGTTGCTCATGCTTTCCGGTATCGGCCCTGCATCCCATCTGGCGGAGCATGGGATCAGGGTCGTCGCGGATCGCCCCGGCGTCGGGCAGAACCTGCAGGACCACCTCGAGGTCTACGTGCAATATGCCTCGCGCCAGCCGATCACGCTCTACAAGTACTGGAACCTCGTCTCGAAAGCCCTGATCGGGGCACGCTGGCTGTTCACCGGAACCGGTCTCGGCGCGTCGAACCAGTTCGAAAGCGCCGCCTTCATCCGCAGCCGGGCGGGTGTGGCATACCCCGACATCCAGTACCACTTCCTGCCGATCGCCGTGCGCTACGACGGCAAGGCCGCCGCAGAGGGGCATGGTTTTCAGGCTCATGTCGGCCCGATGCGCTCGCCCTCGCGCGGCGCGGTCACGCTGCGGTCGCCCGATCCGGCGGAGGCGCCGCGCATCGCGTTCAACTACATGTCGCAGGACGAGGACTGGGAAGACTTCCGGCGCTGCATCCGGCTGACGCGCGAAATTTTTGCGCAGGAGGCTTTCAAGCCCTTCGTCAAGCACGAGATCCAGCCCGGAGCAGGTATCGAGAGCGATGCGGAAATCGACGCCTTCATCCGCGACCATGCCGAAAGCGCCTACCATCCCTGCGGCACCTGCCGGATGGGGCGGGCGAGCGACCCCGGCGCGGTGGTCGATCCACAGGGGCGTGTGATCGGCGTGGACGGGCTGCGGGTCGCCGACAGCAGCGTCTTTCCCCGCATCACCAACGGCAACCTCAACGCGCCTTCCATCATGGTAGGCGAAAAGGTCTCGGATCATCTGCTCGGGCGCGACCCGCTGCCGCCTGCCAACGATCGGCCATGGATCCATCCGGAGTGGCAAAGCGCCCAACGATAG
- a CDS encoding thermonuclease family protein, whose amino-acid sequence MVRLLCLALFCLATPLSADTIVGTIRVIDGDTIDIGKTRIRIFGIDAPETDQQCADGQGAIWECGAWVNAQVRARFEGRRAACTPLERDRYGRLVARCRVSGEDMGERIVSEGLAFAYRQYSMDYDLTEKAAAAGGRGLHTSRVQTPAEYRRSQVRQEVNETVSGTGNCAIKGNISGKGERIYHMPGQRDYVRTGIREDRGERWFCSEADARAAGWRRARR is encoded by the coding sequence ATGGTCCGATTGCTCTGCCTTGCGCTCTTCTGTCTCGCGACGCCGCTTTCCGCCGACACCATCGTCGGAACCATCCGCGTGATCGACGGAGACACCATCGATATCGGCAAGACGCGCATCCGTATCTTCGGGATCGACGCGCCGGAAACCGACCAGCAGTGCGCGGACGGACAGGGTGCGATCTGGGAATGCGGCGCATGGGTGAACGCGCAGGTCCGCGCGCGTTTCGAGGGGCGCCGGGCCGCCTGCACGCCGCTGGAGCGCGACCGCTATGGCCGTTTGGTGGCGCGCTGCCGCGTCTCGGGCGAGGACATGGGCGAGCGCATCGTCTCGGAGGGGCTGGCCTTCGCGTACCGGCAATATTCGATGGACTACGATCTGACCGAGAAGGCCGCGGCGGCAGGCGGTCGCGGTCTGCACACGAGCCGGGTACAGACGCCGGCGGAATACCGGCGGAGTCAGGTTCGACAAGAGGTCAACGAGACCGTGTCCGGGACCGGCAACTGCGCGATCAAGGGCAATATCTCCGGCAAGGGCGAGCGGATCTACCATATGCCGGGGCAGCGCGACTATGTGCGGACCGGCATTCGCGAAGACAGGGGCGAACGCTGGTTCTGTTCCGAAGCCGACGCAAGGGCCGCGGGCTGGCGCAGGGCGCGGCGCTGA